The proteins below are encoded in one region of Streptomyces cyanogenus:
- a CDS encoding bifunctional 3-phenylpropionate/cinnamic acid dioxygenase ferredoxin subunit, which translates to MIPVCRLEDLPAGESVRIATTPPIAVFRTEDGELYAIDDTCTHQDASLSEGWLEGCLVECPLHAASFDLRTGEPTCLPARRPVRTHRVTVEDGVVHVHLGAEEGTAA; encoded by the coding sequence GTGATTCCCGTCTGCCGCCTCGAAGACCTCCCCGCGGGGGAATCCGTCCGCATCGCGACCACGCCACCGATCGCCGTGTTCCGCACCGAGGACGGCGAGCTGTACGCCATCGACGACACCTGCACCCACCAGGACGCCTCCCTCTCCGAGGGCTGGCTGGAGGGATGCCTGGTCGAGTGCCCGCTGCACGCGGCCTCCTTCGACCTGCGCACCGGCGAACCGACCTGCCTGCCGGCCCGCCGCCCCGTGCGCACCCACCGGGTCACCGTGGAGGACGGCGTCGTCCACGTCCACCTCGGCGCCGAGGAGGGTACGGCCGCATGA
- a CDS encoding DUF742 domain-containing protein, translated as MSADGQTRNHWFDDEAGPVVRPYAMTRGRTTSAGQHRLDLIAVVVTEPGTDDPESDPTLSPEHVEIVGLCRDAPQSVAELAAELDLPIGVVRVLIGDLVHAELVHVTRPVPPAELPDESILRDVINGLRAL; from the coding sequence ATGAGCGCAGACGGTCAGACAAGAAACCACTGGTTCGACGACGAAGCCGGGCCGGTCGTCCGTCCGTACGCCATGACGCGCGGCCGCACCACGAGTGCGGGGCAGCACCGCCTCGATCTGATCGCGGTGGTGGTCACGGAGCCTGGCACCGACGACCCGGAATCGGACCCGACACTGTCCCCCGAACACGTGGAGATCGTCGGCCTCTGCCGGGACGCACCGCAGTCGGTCGCCGAACTCGCCGCGGAGCTCGACCTGCCGATCGGCGTGGTCCGCGTCCTCATCGGCGACCTGGTGCACGCGGAACTCGTCCATGTGACCCGCCCGGTCCCGCCGGCCGAGCTCCCGGACGAGAGTATTCTGCGCGACGTGATCAACGGCCTCCGGGCGCTGTGA
- a CDS encoding IclR family transcriptional regulator — MTRTQKQSDRSEETTENPGAPERQSGRGAAGAVQSVDRAVSVLEILARHGEAGVTEIAEELDVHKSTAFRLLGVLENRGLVAQAKDRGKYYLGAGVLRLAGAAAVRLDISQEGVPVCREVADELGETVNIAVLDDDAAVNIMQARGTASVTAQNWLGRRTPLHATSSGKVLLAHLPPTLREGLLARPLPRFTDRTITGAAMLRAELEAVVGQGYGVTIEELELGLAAVAAPVRAHDGKVIAAISVSGPVYRLNADRLPEVAKRTVAAGAELSRRMGYGF, encoded by the coding sequence ATGACCCGCACGCAGAAGCAGTCTGACCGCAGCGAGGAGACCACGGAGAACCCAGGGGCCCCGGAGAGGCAGAGCGGCCGCGGCGCGGCCGGCGCGGTGCAGTCGGTGGACCGCGCCGTGAGCGTGCTGGAGATCCTCGCCCGGCACGGCGAGGCGGGCGTCACCGAGATCGCCGAGGAGCTGGACGTGCACAAGTCCACGGCGTTCCGGCTGCTCGGCGTCCTAGAGAACCGCGGCCTGGTGGCCCAGGCCAAGGACCGCGGGAAGTACTACCTGGGGGCCGGCGTACTGCGTCTGGCGGGGGCGGCGGCAGTGCGTCTCGACATCTCCCAGGAGGGCGTCCCGGTCTGCCGGGAGGTCGCCGACGAGCTGGGCGAGACGGTCAACATCGCCGTGCTCGACGACGACGCGGCGGTCAACATCATGCAGGCCCGCGGCACCGCGTCCGTGACCGCGCAGAACTGGCTGGGCAGACGCACCCCGCTGCACGCCACCTCCAGCGGCAAGGTGCTGCTCGCGCACCTGCCGCCGACCCTGCGCGAGGGCCTGCTGGCACGGCCGCTGCCGCGGTTCACGGACCGTACGATCACCGGCGCGGCGATGCTGCGCGCCGAGCTGGAGGCCGTGGTCGGGCAGGGCTACGGCGTCACGATCGAGGAGCTGGAGCTGGGGCTCGCGGCCGTCGCGGCACCGGTGCGCGCGCACGACGGCAAGGTGATCGCGGCGATCAGCGTCTCCGGACCGGTGTACCGGCTCAACGCGGACCGCCTCCCGGAGGTGGCCAAACGCACGGTCGCCGCGGGTGCCGAACTGTCCCGGCGGATGGGGTACGGCTTCTGA
- a CDS encoding GTP-binding protein encodes MIFGRSERGKPPVEPVTLKILVAGGFGVGKTTLVGAVSEIRPLRTEELLTEAGRPVDDTSGVEAKHTTTVAMDFGRITLREDLVLYLFGTPGQERFWFMWDELSEGALGAVVLADTRRLEDCFAAVDYFERRSIPFVVGVNCFEGAARYPAESVRQALDLDDDVPVLLCDARDRESVKEVLIGVVRHAMEYAADRRQTVPG; translated from the coding sequence ATGATCTTCGGGCGTTCTGAGCGCGGCAAGCCTCCGGTCGAGCCCGTCACGCTCAAGATCCTGGTGGCCGGCGGCTTCGGCGTGGGCAAGACGACCCTCGTCGGCGCGGTCAGCGAGATCAGGCCGCTGCGCACCGAGGAACTGCTCACCGAGGCCGGGCGTCCGGTCGACGACACCAGCGGTGTGGAGGCCAAGCACACCACCACGGTCGCCATGGACTTCGGCCGTATCACCCTGCGCGAGGACCTGGTGCTCTACCTCTTCGGCACGCCCGGGCAGGAACGGTTCTGGTTCATGTGGGACGAGCTGTCCGAGGGCGCGCTCGGTGCCGTCGTCCTCGCCGACACCCGCCGCCTGGAGGACTGCTTCGCCGCCGTCGACTACTTCGAACGGCGTTCCATCCCCTTCGTCGTCGGTGTCAACTGCTTCGAGGGAGCCGCCCGTTACCCGGCCGAGTCCGTCCGCCAGGCCCTCGACCTGGACGATGACGTGCCCGTCCTGCTGTGTGACGCCCGTGACCGGGAGTCGGTCAAGGAGGTGCTCATCGGAGTCGTCCGGCACGCCATGGAGTACGCGGCCGACCGCCGCCAGACTGTGCCCGGCTGA
- a CDS encoding nitrate- and nitrite sensing domain-containing protein — MRFRGKSIRRKIVALLLVPLVSLTAVWGFATVLTGREVARLFRVTDVVQDIGYPAEDTARVLQQERRQTLVYLADPRASEALSALHRTRTATDRAVTTFRANAKDDDIRSGMDGDDNDHVTAVLDALDGLDSLRRGVEQGTVTRAQAFDQYNHLVDPCFALLAALDGIDDVEVDKQARGLVNITRARELLSREDALLGSSLVVGRLTREETREISDLVAQRTLLYDISLPLLPAAERERYDRFWKNATTAPLRVAERSVVSWESGTPRGVTAQSWDSAAASVLKELGTLDDQVGDRFQDRVRPIAVEVIAEAAVAGVLGLVALLLSVVLSIRVGRALIRDLRQLRLEAHEASGVRLPSVMRRLSAGEQVDVETEVPRLEYDKNEIGEVGQALNTLQRAAVEAAVKQAELRAGVSEVFVNLARRSQVLLHKQLTLLDSMERRTEDTDELADLFRLDHLTTRMRRHAEGLVILSGAAPSRQWRRPVQLMDVVRAAVAEVEDYERIEVRRLPRVAVTGPAVADLTHLVAELLENATVFSPPHTAVQVLGERVANGFTLEIHDRGLGMTAEALLDANLRLAETPEFELSDTDRLGLFVVSRLAQRQNVRVSLQPSPYGGTTAVVFIPDALLTDDVPDTNGIGFRLDRDRPAKGIEAAGRAGGRSQAPLQLPGLPTSLLDGPVELEAPVDLDALDDFPGALPDEDSERGGLFRPRRPHAEDHEQEATGSADRLPRDETGDRGPVPLPRRQPPKLVSSHGKPVSDQRSRREEPDPGPSAGPRRSETGALAPLPARRRGSASRRRTGVTDRAEDRTAPPAEGADATPGTPALPRRTRPGGPGTAGPADTAPPRGGTTAPTGDAAPAPGAGPLPRRVRQANLAPQLKQDTDRRAGRGEPPADRDAEEVRSRMASLQRGWQRGREENAEGDGARNGTAQGTTKGDGR; from the coding sequence ATGCGCTTTCGCGGGAAGTCGATCCGCCGGAAGATCGTGGCGCTGCTTCTCGTGCCGCTGGTGTCCCTGACCGCTGTCTGGGGCTTCGCCACAGTGCTCACGGGGCGCGAGGTCGCCCGGCTGTTCCGCGTGACCGACGTGGTCCAGGACATCGGCTACCCCGCCGAGGATACCGCCCGCGTCCTGCAGCAGGAGCGCCGGCAGACCCTCGTCTACCTCGCCGACCCGCGGGCCTCCGAGGCCCTCTCGGCACTCCACCGCACGCGCACCGCCACCGACCGGGCGGTCACCACCTTCCGCGCGAACGCGAAGGACGACGACATCCGGTCGGGCATGGACGGGGACGACAACGACCACGTGACCGCCGTGCTGGACGCCCTCGACGGTCTCGACTCCCTGCGCCGCGGCGTCGAGCAGGGCACCGTCACCCGCGCCCAGGCGTTCGACCAGTACAACCACCTCGTCGACCCCTGCTTCGCGCTCCTTGCGGCCCTCGACGGCATCGACGACGTCGAGGTCGACAAGCAGGCCCGCGGCCTGGTCAACATCACCCGCGCCCGCGAGCTGCTCTCCCGTGAGGACGCGCTGCTCGGCTCCTCCCTCGTCGTCGGCCGCCTCACCCGCGAGGAGACCCGCGAGATCTCCGACCTCGTCGCCCAGCGCACCCTGCTGTACGACATCAGCCTGCCCCTGCTGCCCGCAGCGGAGCGCGAACGCTACGACCGCTTCTGGAAGAACGCCACCACGGCCCCGCTGCGGGTGGCCGAACGCTCCGTCGTCTCATGGGAGTCGGGCACCCCCCGCGGTGTCACCGCACAGAGCTGGGACTCCGCCGCGGCGTCCGTCCTGAAGGAGCTGGGCACCCTGGACGACCAGGTGGGCGACCGCTTCCAGGACCGCGTGCGTCCCATCGCCGTCGAGGTCATCGCGGAGGCGGCCGTCGCGGGGGTCCTCGGTCTGGTCGCGCTGCTGCTCTCCGTCGTGCTCTCCATCCGGGTCGGCCGCGCTCTCATCCGCGACCTGCGCCAGCTGCGCCTGGAGGCGCACGAGGCGTCCGGTGTCCGGCTGCCGAGCGTGATGCGCCGGCTGTCCGCGGGAGAACAGGTGGACGTCGAGACCGAGGTGCCGCGCCTGGAGTACGACAAGAACGAGATCGGCGAGGTCGGGCAGGCCCTCAACACCCTCCAGCGCGCCGCGGTCGAGGCCGCCGTCAAGCAGGCCGAGCTGCGGGCCGGCGTCTCCGAGGTCTTCGTCAACCTCGCCCGCCGCAGCCAGGTGCTGCTGCACAAGCAGCTGACGTTGCTGGACAGCATGGAGCGCCGGACCGAGGACACCGACGAACTCGCCGACCTGTTCCGCCTGGACCACCTCACCACCCGCATGCGCCGGCACGCCGAGGGTCTGGTGATCCTCTCCGGCGCCGCCCCCTCCCGGCAGTGGCGCCGGCCCGTGCAGCTGATGGACGTCGTCCGTGCCGCCGTCGCCGAGGTGGAGGACTACGAGCGCATCGAGGTCCGGCGTCTGCCGCGGGTCGCGGTCACCGGGCCCGCCGTCGCCGACCTCACCCATCTCGTGGCCGAACTCCTGGAGAACGCCACCGTCTTCTCGCCGCCGCACACCGCCGTCCAGGTCCTCGGCGAGCGCGTCGCCAACGGCTTCACCCTGGAGATCCACGACCGGGGTCTCGGCATGACGGCCGAAGCGCTCCTGGACGCCAATCTGCGCCTCGCCGAAACCCCCGAGTTCGAACTCTCCGACACCGACCGGCTCGGCCTGTTCGTGGTCAGCCGCCTCGCCCAGCGCCAGAACGTCCGGGTCTCCCTCCAGCCGTCGCCGTACGGCGGCACCACCGCGGTGGTGTTCATCCCCGACGCGCTGCTGACCGACGACGTCCCGGACACCAACGGCATCGGCTTCCGGCTCGACCGGGACCGCCCGGCGAAGGGGATCGAGGCCGCGGGCCGTGCCGGCGGGCGGTCCCAGGCCCCGCTGCAGCTGCCGGGCCTGCCCACCTCCCTGCTGGACGGCCCTGTCGAACTGGAGGCACCCGTCGATCTCGACGCTCTGGACGACTTCCCCGGCGCCCTCCCGGACGAGGACAGCGAGCGCGGCGGCCTGTTCCGCCCCCGCCGGCCCCACGCGGAGGACCACGAGCAGGAGGCCACCGGGTCGGCCGACCGGCTGCCGCGCGACGAGACCGGTGACCGCGGACCCGTACCCCTGCCACGGCGGCAGCCCCCCAAGCTGGTCAGCTCGCACGGCAAGCCCGTCAGCGACCAGCGCTCCCGCCGCGAGGAACCGGACCCCGGGCCCTCCGCTGGACCGCGCCGCTCCGAGACGGGCGCACTGGCCCCGCTGCCCGCCCGCCGCCGGGGGAGCGCCTCCCGGCGGCGCACCGGAGTCACCGACCGGGCCGAGGACCGCACCGCGCCCCCGGCCGAGGGTGCCGACGCGACGCCCGGAACCCCGGCACTGCCCCGGCGCACCCGACCCGGGGGACCCGGCACCGCCGGCCCGGCGGACACGGCACCGCCCCGCGGCGGCACCACCGCACCCACCGGTGACGCGGCCCCCGCACCGGGCGCCGGTCCGCTGCCCCGGCGGGTACGCCAGGCGAACCTGGCTCCCCAGCTCAAGCAGGACACCGACCGGCGCGCCGGACGGGGAGAGCCGCCCGCCGACCGTGATGCCGAGGAGGTCCGCAGCCGGATGGCCTCGCTCCAGCGCGGCTGGCAGCGCGGCCGCGAGGAGAACGCCGAGGGCGACGGGGCCCGCAACGGCACAGCACAAGGAACGACTAAGGGGGACGGTCGATGA
- a CDS encoding roadblock/LC7 domain-containing protein, with amino-acid sequence MTAPKATGHTATNNGELNWLLDDLVDRVASIRKAVILSGDGLPTGASKDLTREDSEHLAAVASGFHSLAKGVGRHFEAGSVRQTVVELDDAFLFVTAAGDGSCLAVLSDADSDVGQVAYEMTLLVKRVGVHLGTAPRTDLPAGG; translated from the coding sequence ATGACCGCACCGAAGGCGACCGGCCACACGGCGACGAACAACGGCGAGCTGAACTGGCTCCTGGACGACCTGGTCGACCGGGTCGCCAGCATCCGCAAGGCCGTCATCCTGTCCGGCGACGGACTGCCGACGGGGGCGTCCAAGGACCTGACCAGGGAGGACAGCGAGCATCTGGCCGCCGTGGCGTCCGGCTTCCACAGCCTCGCCAAGGGCGTGGGCCGCCATTTCGAGGCGGGCAGCGTCCGGCAGACGGTGGTCGAACTGGACGACGCCTTCCTCTTCGTCACCGCCGCCGGGGACGGCAGCTGCCTCGCCGTCCTCTCGGACGCCGACTCCGACGTCGGACAGGTCGCCTACGAGATGACGCTCCTGGTCAAGCGGGTCGGCGTGCATCTGGGCACCGCCCCGCGCACCGATCTGCCCGCAGGCGGGTAG
- a CDS encoding hydantoinase B/oxoprolinase family protein translates to MTGWQFWVDRGGTFTDIVARRPDGRLLTHKVLSDTPTRAGSRTGPSGGTPVADAAVAGVRELLGASREPVEAVRMGTTVATNALLERKGERTLLVVTRGFRDALRIAYQNRPRIFARRIELPELLHERVVEVDERVAADGTVLRAPDLDALAGPLQEAYDDGIRAIAVVCLHSHLHPAHERAVGELAARIGFPQISLSSEVSPLMKLVPRGDTAVVDAYLSPVLRRYVRHIADELRGVRLMFMQSNGGLTEAGQFRGKDAILSGPAGGIVGMARMSQRAGFDRVIGFDMGGTSTDVSHFAGAYERVFTTQIAGVRLRAPMLDIHTVAAGGGSVLHFDGSRYRVGPDSAGADPGPACYRADGPLTVTDANVMLGRIQPAHFPAVFGPGGDQPLDSALVRDRFTALAREIHERTGDDRTPEQVAEGYLQIAVANIGNAVKRISVQKGHDITRYALTTFGGAGGQHACGVADSLGIRTVLVPPMAGLLSALGIGLADTTAMRERSVEAPLEAAAMPGIRKTADDLETAARAELVAEDVPEDRIQVTRRAQLRYDGTDTTLTVELGEPDAMRQAFEERHRATYSFTLDRPVVVEALSVEATGITAPPDLSALAPYEGRPGAPGTVRLHTGGAWRDVPLHRREALPPGETVTGPAIITEAGATTVVDDGWRAAATDDGHLLMERTAVTQSSDLGTETDPVLLEVFNNLFMSIAEQMGARLESTAQSVNIKERLDFSCALFDPDGNLVANAPHIPVHLGSMGTSVKEVIRRRGSAMRPGDTYAVNDPYHGGTHLPDVTVITPVFDTDRATDTESEPRILFHVASRGHHAEIGGIAPGSMPAHSRTIEEEGVLFDNWLLAENGRFREEETRRLLTEAPYPSRNPRTNLADLRAQIAANQKGVDELRRMIEDFGLDVVQAYMRHVQDNAEEAVRRVIDALDDGEYAYETDSGAVIRVRVAVDRTERRATIDFTGTSAQLATNFNAPLAVVDAAVLYVFRTLVADDIPLNDGCLRPLDIIVPDGSMLAPEPPAAVVAGNVETSQAITGALYAALGVQAEGSGTMNNVTFGNDRHQYYETVASGSGAGDGFPGADVVQTHMTNSRLTDPEVLEWRLPVRLEEFAVRRGSGGAGRWRGGDGAVRRIRFLEPMTVSTLSQHRRVPPYGMAGGAPGALGANRVERADGTVTDLGASGSADVGPGDVLVIETPGGGGYGRPSPEPHQAGEEIDDLRAF, encoded by the coding sequence GTGACTGGCTGGCAGTTCTGGGTCGACCGAGGCGGCACCTTCACCGACATCGTCGCGCGTCGCCCGGACGGCCGGCTGCTCACGCACAAAGTGCTGTCCGACACTCCCACCCGCGCGGGCTCCCGGACTGGCCCGAGCGGGGGGACCCCTGTCGCGGACGCCGCCGTCGCGGGCGTACGCGAGCTCCTCGGCGCCTCCCGGGAACCCGTCGAGGCCGTCCGCATGGGCACCACGGTCGCCACCAACGCCCTGCTGGAACGCAAGGGCGAGCGCACCCTCCTCGTCGTCACCCGCGGCTTCCGCGACGCCCTGCGCATCGCCTACCAGAACCGCCCCCGCATCTTCGCCCGCCGCATCGAGCTCCCCGAGCTGCTCCACGAGCGGGTCGTGGAGGTGGACGAACGCGTCGCCGCCGACGGCACCGTCCTGCGCGCCCCCGACCTGGACGCCCTGGCCGGCCCGCTCCAGGAGGCCTACGACGACGGGATCCGCGCGATCGCCGTCGTCTGCCTGCACAGCCACCTCCACCCCGCCCACGAACGCGCCGTCGGCGAGCTCGCCGCCCGTATCGGCTTCCCGCAGATCTCGCTGTCCAGCGAGGTCAGCCCGCTGATGAAGCTCGTCCCGCGCGGTGACACCGCCGTCGTGGACGCCTACCTCTCGCCCGTGCTGCGCCGCTACGTGCGGCACATCGCCGACGAACTTCGTGGCGTACGGCTGATGTTCATGCAGTCCAACGGCGGGCTGACGGAGGCCGGGCAGTTCCGCGGCAAGGACGCCATCCTCTCCGGACCGGCCGGCGGCATCGTCGGCATGGCCCGCATGTCCCAGCGCGCCGGCTTCGACCGCGTCATCGGCTTCGACATGGGCGGCACCTCCACCGACGTCTCGCACTTCGCCGGCGCGTACGAACGGGTCTTCACCACACAGATCGCGGGCGTCCGGCTGCGCGCCCCCATGCTGGACATCCACACCGTCGCCGCCGGCGGTGGCTCCGTCCTGCACTTCGACGGCTCCCGCTACCGCGTCGGCCCCGACTCCGCAGGCGCCGACCCCGGCCCGGCCTGCTACCGCGCCGACGGCCCGCTCACCGTCACCGACGCCAACGTGATGCTCGGCCGAATCCAACCCGCCCACTTCCCCGCCGTGTTCGGGCCCGGCGGCGACCAGCCGCTGGACTCCGCCCTCGTCCGTGACCGGTTCACCGCCCTCGCGCGCGAGATCCACGAACGCACCGGCGACGACCGCACCCCGGAGCAGGTGGCGGAGGGCTACCTGCAGATCGCCGTCGCCAACATCGGCAACGCCGTGAAGCGGATCTCGGTCCAGAAGGGCCACGACATCACCCGCTACGCCCTGACCACCTTCGGCGGCGCGGGCGGCCAGCACGCGTGCGGGGTCGCCGACTCGCTCGGGATCCGCACCGTGCTCGTACCCCCCATGGCCGGGCTGCTCTCCGCGCTCGGCATCGGTCTCGCCGACACCACGGCCATGCGTGAACGGTCCGTCGAGGCGCCCCTTGAAGCCGCCGCCATGCCCGGCATCCGCAAGACGGCGGACGACCTGGAGACCGCCGCCCGCGCCGAACTCGTCGCCGAGGACGTGCCGGAGGACCGCATCCAGGTCACCCGCCGTGCCCAGCTGCGCTACGACGGCACCGACACCACTCTCACCGTCGAGCTGGGCGAGCCCGACGCCATGAGGCAGGCCTTCGAAGAACGTCATCGCGCCACGTACTCCTTCACGCTCGACCGACCCGTCGTCGTGGAAGCCCTCTCCGTCGAAGCCACCGGCATCACCGCACCCCCCGATCTCTCCGCCCTCGCCCCGTACGAGGGCCGTCCCGGTGCGCCCGGCACCGTCCGCCTCCACACCGGCGGCGCCTGGCGCGACGTACCCCTCCACCGCCGGGAGGCCCTTCCTCCCGGCGAGACCGTCACCGGCCCCGCGATCATCACCGAGGCCGGCGCGACGACCGTCGTCGACGACGGCTGGCGGGCCGCCGCGACCGATGACGGGCATCTGCTCATGGAACGCACGGCGGTTACGCAGAGTTCCGATCTCGGCACGGAAACCGATCCGGTCCTCCTTGAGGTCTTCAACAACCTCTTCATGTCCATCGCCGAGCAGATGGGCGCACGCCTGGAGTCCACGGCCCAGTCCGTGAACATCAAGGAGCGGCTGGACTTCTCCTGCGCCCTGTTCGACCCGGACGGGAACCTGGTGGCCAACGCCCCCCACATCCCCGTCCACCTGGGCTCCATGGGCACCAGCGTGAAGGAGGTCATCCGCCGTCGCGGCTCCGCCATGCGACCCGGCGACACCTACGCCGTCAACGACCCGTACCACGGCGGCACGCATCTGCCGGACGTCACCGTGATCACCCCCGTCTTCGACACCGACCGGGCCACGGACACGGAGAGTGAACCGCGGATCCTCTTCCACGTCGCCTCACGCGGTCACCACGCCGAGATCGGCGGCATCGCCCCCGGCTCCATGCCCGCCCACAGCCGCACCATCGAGGAGGAGGGCGTCCTCTTCGACAACTGGCTCCTCGCCGAGAACGGCCGCTTCCGCGAGGAGGAGACCCGTCGGCTGCTCACCGAGGCGCCGTACCCGTCCCGCAACCCGCGCACCAACCTCGCCGACCTGCGCGCCCAGATCGCCGCCAACCAGAAGGGCGTCGACGAGCTCCGCCGCATGATCGAGGACTTCGGCCTCGACGTCGTCCAGGCCTACATGCGGCACGTCCAGGACAACGCCGAGGAGGCCGTGCGCCGCGTCATCGACGCCCTGGACGACGGTGAGTACGCCTACGAGACCGACTCCGGTGCCGTCATCCGGGTCCGCGTCGCTGTCGACCGCACCGAGCGCCGGGCGACCATCGACTTCACCGGCACCTCCGCGCAGCTCGCCACCAACTTCAACGCGCCCCTGGCAGTGGTCGACGCGGCGGTCCTGTACGTCTTCCGCACGCTGGTCGCCGACGACATCCCGCTCAACGACGGGTGCCTGCGCCCCCTGGACATCATCGTGCCGGACGGCTCCATGCTCGCTCCCGAGCCGCCCGCCGCCGTCGTCGCGGGCAACGTGGAGACCTCGCAGGCCATCACCGGCGCGCTCTACGCGGCGCTCGGCGTCCAGGCCGAGGGCTCGGGCACCATGAACAACGTCACCTTCGGCAACGACCGGCACCAGTACTACGAGACCGTCGCCTCCGGATCCGGCGCAGGGGACGGTTTCCCCGGTGCCGACGTGGTCCAGACCCACATGACCAACTCCCGGCTCACCGACCCGGAAGTCCTGGAATGGCGGCTTCCGGTCCGGCTCGAGGAGTTCGCCGTCCGGCGGGGCAGCGGCGGCGCCGGACGGTGGCGCGGCGGTGACGGAGCCGTCCGCCGCATCCGGTTCCTCGAACCGATGACCGTCTCCACGCTCTCCCAGCACCGCCGCGTACCCCCGTACGGCATGGCCGGCGGCGCCCCCGGAGCGCTCGGCGCCAACCGGGTGGAACGAGCCGACGGCACGGTCACCGACCTCGGCGCAAGCGGCTCGGCCGACGTCGGTCCCGGCGACGTACTCGTCATCGAAACCCCCGGTGGCGGCGGCTACGGCCGACCGTCGCCCGAACCCCATCAAGCAGGAGAAGAGATCGATGATCTTCGGGCGTTCTGA
- a CDS encoding NAD(P)/FAD-dependent oxidoreductase — MRTVTIVGASLAGLHAARELRAQGFDGRLVIVGEEPHHPYDRPPLSKDFLTGRADESRLALTDADETAGLDAEWLLGVRARGLDTRGRTVVLDDGRTVSTDGVVIATGAAARRLPGDSPAGIHTLRTLDDARALRADLSRGPRRVVVIGGGFIGAETASSCARLGHEVTVVEAAPLPLVPQLGAPMAAVCAALHRRGGVELVTGTGVAGLRGTTAVTGVDLTDGRALPADLVIVGIGAVPNTAWLAGSTLALHDGVLCDDGCVTALPQVVAVGDVARVGGARTEHWTSATEQPRVAVTNLLAGHTRTTARPLPYFWSDQYDSRIQFAGRYREGDTVQVTEGEITDDGAPGESGFLARYERDGRTVAVLGVDRPRAFMRARRELQRAEGERGERAAAPAAL; from the coding sequence ATGAGGACCGTGACCATCGTCGGCGCCTCCCTCGCCGGGCTCCACGCCGCCCGGGAACTGCGCGCCCAGGGCTTCGACGGACGACTGGTGATCGTCGGCGAGGAACCCCACCACCCCTATGACCGCCCTCCTCTCTCCAAGGACTTCCTCACCGGCCGCGCGGACGAGAGCCGGCTGGCCCTCACCGACGCCGACGAGACCGCCGGACTCGACGCCGAGTGGCTGCTCGGAGTCCGCGCCCGCGGGCTCGACACCCGTGGCCGCACGGTCGTCCTCGACGACGGCCGTACGGTCTCCACCGACGGCGTCGTCATCGCCACCGGTGCCGCCGCCCGCCGGCTGCCCGGCGACAGCCCCGCCGGCATCCACACCCTGCGCACCCTGGACGACGCCCGCGCCCTGCGCGCCGACCTCAGCCGGGGGCCCCGCCGGGTCGTCGTCATCGGCGGCGGCTTCATCGGCGCCGAGACCGCCTCCTCGTGTGCCCGTCTCGGCCACGAGGTCACGGTGGTCGAGGCCGCCCCGCTGCCGCTCGTGCCCCAACTCGGCGCCCCGATGGCCGCGGTGTGCGCCGCGCTGCATCGCCGCGGCGGCGTGGAACTGGTCACCGGAACCGGCGTGGCCGGGCTCCGGGGCACCACCGCGGTCACCGGGGTCGATCTCACCGACGGTCGCGCCCTGCCCGCCGACCTCGTGATCGTCGGCATCGGCGCCGTCCCCAACACCGCCTGGCTGGCGGGTTCGACCCTCGCTCTGCACGACGGCGTCCTGTGCGACGACGGCTGCGTGACCGCCCTGCCCCAGGTGGTCGCGGTCGGAGACGTCGCCCGGGTCGGCGGCGCCCGGACCGAACACTGGACCTCGGCCACCGAGCAGCCCCGCGTCGCGGTGACGAACCTGCTCGCCGGCCACACCCGCACGACCGCCCGCCCGCTGCCGTACTTCTGGTCCGACCAGTACGACTCCCGGATCCAGTTCGCGGGCCGGTACCGCGAGGGTGACACCGTCCAGGTCACCGAGGGCGAGATCACCGACGACGGCGCGCCCGGTGAGTCCGGCTTCCTCGCCCGCTACGAACGTGACGGCCGCACCGTCGCCGTGCTCGGAGTGGACCGGCCCCGCGCCTTCATGCGGGCCCGGCGCGAACTCCAGCGGGCGGAGGGCGAGCGGGGCGAGCGGGCTGCGGCGCCGGCCGCGCTGTGA